The DNA region AAGTATATATACATTGTAGAACATAAAAAATATTTATGTAATAGCAACTGCAGCTGGTATAAAACATAATCCAATTAGTTAAGACAAGATAAATCATGTTGTATTAAATCAAAGTAAATAAGTTGTAAATATATTATTTAAAATATCAGTACATAAATCAATTAATAAAATTTAATATAGTCAAACCAGGCCTTTAATACACTTCAAAAATGTAATTTATAAAGGTCTAGTTTCCTACTGCCTTTTTTAGATAGTAGGTCAGTTATCTAAGCACTGGAATAACTATAAAAAATCCAGTAGGTTAGTTGAGCCAATGCATAAAATCAACTATAGGCACATTAAAACACTATACCCTTCTTTAGTGGTGCTTATGTAAGGTGAGGACTACCACTAAAGGTTCGGTAAGGTTGCTTGGCAGTATTTTTACTGGGTAGGCATTAACATTCTTATTTTTTGTAAGAACTTATAGGACAAGCGTTATAAGTTAAAAGTTAATGTTGAATTAGCAGTAAATAAGAAGGGTATTGATGGGGCAGGGCAAGGCTTTAAACCAACTGTAAATTAATAGTTTATCTACTTACTAGCAATTAAGATTTTTTATCTTTTTGCTTTTAGGTAGGTAAATTATATCTAAAACAAAAGCAGACATTACCCAAATGTAAGAGGTTTAATTTCATAGATTAAGTGTTTAATCAAAAAAAGTTAATTAAACAGGAGTTGAGATTATGAAATCAAGAAAAACAGGTATAAGTACAAGCTATATAGTAGATGTTGGAAAGAAGAATAAAGAGTGGAACAGGAAAGGTAAAGCAAAATGCATAGAGTGTAAATACTTACAGTTTGGTTATTATTGCAGTAAGAAGAGAAGAACCCCAGCATATGTGAATGAGAAAAGACAGTGTAAATCTTTTATCCGATGACTACCCACTCTAATATTTCCATCGCACTCTGTGAAAGCGACCAAATACAAAATAAATTTTGTTTTGTCTGCTTTTCTTCAAAGTGGGAGTCAAGAGTGGCTATGTCCCTGGATAACGATTTACCCTAAAGGACAACGATTTCTAAGTATCACAAACTGATACTAAGAACTCTGTTAGTAAGCATCAGATGGAATAAAGACTCCACCTGATAACAAGAACTCTGCTTATAAAAAAGAAATAAACCGTATGCTATTTACAGACATAAGGAAGTCCAATATTACTTTTGGGTTTTAGTTCTATATGGTCTGAAGAAGGCTCGAATTTCTTCAGCTAGAAGTCCTGGTTCTTCCATGGCAGTAAAATGCCCACCTCTAGCCATTGTGGTCCAACGAGTGATATTCAGATTACGCATAGCCCATTCTTTTGGCGGTAGCAATATGTCGGCTGGAAAAATAGCTATGCCTGTTGGTACTTCTATGTGCCCCATTGGAGGCAAAGAATGTGTGTTTTCATAATATATACCTGCTGATGATCCTATAGTATTTGTAATCCAATAGATCATTATATTAGTGAGTAGTTCATCTTCACTAATTTTTTGTCTTATATCACCATTACAATCGCTCCATGCAAGAAATTTTTCAATAATCCAAGCTGCCAAACCGACTGGTGAATCAGAAAGTCCGTATGCAAGAGTTTGTGGTTTTGTCGATTGAATAGACATATAACCTCCCTCATTGGAAATCCATACAGGAGCACTTTTCTTGTAGTGTAATTCTTCTTCTGAAAGTTCTATATTATCCTGAGAAGTCATGAGATCTCTAATAATACCGATATCAGTTAGATGAATTCCAATTAGAAGCTCTGGATGGCTCAATGCCAAATATCTTGTGACGCCAGAACCAATATCCCCACCTGCAGCAGCAAATTTGCTATAGCCAAGTTTTTCATTCATTAGTTTTGCCCAAAGCTCTGAAATATCATAATTGTTTATACTACTATGTTTAGGAAGGCTAGAGAAGCCAAATCCAGGTAGTGAAGGGACAATTACATCAAAAGAATCCTCTGGATCACCGCCGTGACTAGCAGGATCAGTGAGAAGAGGTATGATCTTTTGATAGCGTATATAACTGTCAGGCCATCCATGAGTAAGGATAATTGGTATAGGATTAGGCCCATTACCCTTCTCGTGGATGAAGTGAATATCTATTCCATCCACGTTACATTTAAATTGTGAAAAACGGTTTAACTGGCTTTCTTGTTTGCGCCAATCAAATTGTTCTCGCCAATAAGAAACCAGGGACTTCAAATAATTTATTTCAGTACCTCTTTCCCAACCTGAGCCTTCTAACTGATCTGGCCAGTGGATATGATCCAGCCTGTATTTTAAATCATCAAGTACTTCATCAGATACTTGGATATGGAAGGGTTCAATAGACATAATGATTCTCCTTTCAATAAGTTATAGCAAAATTTGTTAACCATAACTTTTCTTCAGTAATTATTAACAGTATATCATTTAAAAATTATGATACAATGTTATAAATGAAGCTTTAAACTATACTATTTGTTAATGGAGGAATATTTATGCCCCAAATGGACCGTCATAAGAATAGAACTGTATATATTGAATTTATTGCAGATGAAAGTTTTAATAATCTCCCATATAAGGAGAGATTCACTATAATTTTTATTACAAGTGGAAGTATGAATTTACAACTGAATGACTATCCCATAAAAATTGTTGCTCCAAGTATTCTTTGTTTGTCTATGGAGGATACCATACAAGTTTCCGAAAAGCAAAATGTATCTTCACAGTCATTTTGTTTCCATCCTGATTTTATTAATACAGCCCATTTTTCTGAATCCCAGGGCTATATGTCAACCAGTTTAAAAATAGAAACAGGTCTTTCGCTTTTTAAAAAATATAATATTCATAATGGGTTATATACTGTAACTGAGAAATCCTATCCCAAATTATATGAGTGGTTCTTTGTTATAGGAACAGAAGTATATGCACAGAGCGATTCATTTTGGGTGTGCAGAATAAAAAAGTACCTAATACAAATATTAGGGTTACTTGAAGAGTTGAGCCACCATAGCGAACAATCACCTGTTGGCTTAGTTTTGGAATATATACACACAAACTATTCTGATAAAATAAGTTTAGAAGACTTAACAAGATGTGCTCATTTGAATCGCGTGTCACTAAATAAAATGTTTCAGGATTTATGTGGATGTACAGCAATGGGATACTTATTGTCATATCGTTTAAAAGTTGCAGAGAATCTTCTGACGCATACAGGTATGAGCTTGAACGAAATTGCACGTGCTACTGGGTTTGAGTATGATACGTACTTTATAAAACAATTTACTGCTAAAAGAGGTATGACTCCAACGGAATTTCGGAATACCTCGCGTGAGTTTGCATATTACCAATAAAAATCAAATGTTGCGTAATGGTAGATGGCAAATGATGGCTGAGCCCATCAATTATGACCGTCCTGTTTCAGGAATAAGTCTGGCTGGTTCATTTGCAGATGCATGGTGTCGTCAAAATCAAGAAGATACTATTGGCTTAATTCCTTGTGCTGAAGGTGGAAGCTCACTGGATGAATGGGCTGTAGATCAAGCACTTTTTAGACACGCAATAACTGAAGCTAAATTTGCTATGCAGAACAGTGAGTTAACAGGAATTCTATGGCATCAAGGAGAAAGTGATGGTATTCATATTGATGCAATTTCTCAAAGAAAATTTGGTTTAAGATATTTTGAAGCCTTTTTTAATAAGCAACATGTATTGAAGCCATTAATTAATGAAAATGAGTTGATAAATCTTAATCATGCTAGAACATATACCAAAGTAGAAAAGATGTATATAAAAAGTATGGATTTGGCGTTAGGGAAAATATCATATGATGAATTCGAATCTCAACTCATACAAATCAACAATGGTTAAACTTTATAATTATGAAATAACTATTAGCATAATTTTGATGAAGAATATAAAGAAGGTGTTTTTTTGATACCATTACTAATTTTAGGTTTATTAAAACAAAATCCAGGTTCTTACGGATACGAATTATTAGCCTTAATGAAAGAGAGACACTATAAATATATAGTAAATTTCACTAAAGGGTCATTCTATTATAATCTTCAACAATTAGAAGAAAAGCAATATATTAAAAAAGTTGACCAATTAGACAATACTAGAGAGACGCATAATTATATCATCACTGAACTAGGGGATAAAGAATTTGAAAAATTGATGTACAAGTATGGCTCTAAGACAGAGTATATAAACTTATCTTTTTATGCAGCAATGTTATTTGCTAATGAATATAAAAGCGAGGATCTAACAAAACTAATAGAAATACAAATCGAACAAACTAAAAAGAAAATTTCATTATTAGAACAATCTCTTCAGCATTATGAAACTATACCTACTTATTTTAAAAAAATGTTGGAAAATTCACTTTCTCATCATTTAGTAAATGTTCAATGGTTTGAAGGATTGTTAAAAGATATAAGAAATGAAAATTAATTGAATTCATGCACTTTACGAGCTTTTTTAACTTTAACATAAATGGAGAGGATTTTAGAAATAAAGAAGTCATTCAGGGTGTTAAGGTAAGAGTTGGAATTTAATATGGTGTAAGTGGAGATGTCAACCAACAATACTAATTAAAATTATTGTTGATTGACATTTTTTCATACATAATTATTTTAACTAAATATTTTATAGGATATAATATAGGAATAAAGCTTTTATAAGGAGCGGTTAATATGTGTGATAAAGCAAATAATTATGATTACAATAAATTCTTACAAATATTAAAAGAAACAAAGGGAATACATAATTCATTAAATGAGTTGTTAAAATATGATTTTATATATCATTCTAATAAAATAGAAGGTAGTACATTTACTACTGAAGCTTTGCAAATGTTGTTTGAAAAAAATATAGTCATGGGAACACATACATTAGATGATGTTCAGGAAACGGTTAATTCTTTTTATACTTTTGACTTAGTTATTGAATGTCTAGGGGAAAAAATTACTGTAGAAATGATAAAAGAGTGGCATTCCAGTTTAATGTATAGAACAAGATTATATGATATGGGACTTGCTGGAGTATTTAAAAAATATCCTAATAAAATATTGGGAGCAGATTTTGATACAGCTAATCCATGGGAGACAGAAGCGAAAATAATTGCTTTGGTTAGTAATTTTAACTGTTTAAAAAACATAACTCTAGAAGATATAGCAAAATTCCATGTTGAATTTGAAAAAATTCATCCTTTTCAAGATGGTAATGGAAGAATTGGACGATTTGTGTTTTTAAAGCAATTACTAGATAATAGATTACCACTTCAGTATATGAATGGAGATACTTCTGATGATTATAAGAAAGCACTAGCTAATTGCAGAAATGATGATGTAAGTTCATTAATACATTATATAAAAAAACAGAGAGATTTTATTTATGATAATATAAATATGTTTTGAATAGATTAAGGGAAATACTGTGAAAGGTAACTGTGACCTTTAAATTTCATAGTTTATACAAAAAAGAACTTTTAGAGCCGGAGATAGCAAAAAAAGTAATTTCAAAAATAGCTAAAGGAATTAATTCTTTAGAAGATATGCTTTTAAGAAATGCATTAGTAGCTGATGAAAGACTGGCTTACAAAGGTATACGAAAAATTATGGTTGATAATTATATTATATTCTATATTGTTACTGAGGATAGTAAAACAGTTACAATTATTAGAATACTATATGGAAGACGTGATTGGATTAATTTATTATAAATTGGATTATTAGCAGGGATTTAACCCTGTTTTTTCTTTCCTAAAATAGAAAGCAATTTCATAACTATGAATAAATTAATATTTTAAAATAAGTTGCGAGGGATTTTTTCCCACAAGCAACTTCCACACACTACATTATTTTTTTATACAGTGGTATAATAATTTATATTAAATTACAAAAGGGAAGAAATATTATGGAAGAATCAAAGCTTATGGAAATAATAAAGAAAAATCCTTATGCCATAGCACATATAGATAATCCTACAGATGAGATGAAGCTATTGGCAGTTAAAAAAAATGGACTTGCACTAAAAAATATAAATAACCCAAGCAAAGAGATACAGGAAGCAGCTATAGAAAATAATGGAAGAGCTATTGAATTTATAGATAACCCTTCAGAAGATATGAGGATAAAAGCAATAAATTCTGGGTGGACTAATTTGGAGTTTATTAGGAATCCAACGGATAAATTAATTGAATTGGCTATAAATCAAGCTGGATGGGCTATTAAATATATTGATAATCCAAGTGAGGAATTGCAGTTGTTGGCTGTAAGAAAAAATTACGAGTCATTAAAGTTTATTAAAGAGCCCTCTGATCGTGTACAAGAAGAGGCTGTAAAAATAAGCTATGACGCATTGAGATATATAAGTTCACCTTCTTATAATGCACAGCTTATGGCTGTAAAGAATAATTACAAGGCTATTAATCTTATAAACAATTTAGATAAGAATAAAATATTGGAATTTTTAAAGGTAAATTTTTTAGTGATTAAATATTTTATTAAAGAAATAACTAAAGAGGAATTAGAACAACTGTTAAAGGATCAATTGTCAAAGGAAGATGTTGATGAAAAATATGTGAGAGAGTTTTTAAATTATAGCAATATGGATAAGAATAATCACATTATACCAGAGGATAAGATAATGTTTATTTATAAATACGGAAGTAAAAAAGCTAAAAAAATAACTGTAGATGAAAAGCTGAAAATTGTATAGGGGGCGAGTACAATGAATTTTACAGATACATTAAAAAGTGTTGATTTAGTACTAGCTACTGGGGAAGTTCCATTAATAGTTGGTGAAAGCGGAATAGGAAAAACGGCTTTAGCAAGACAAATTGCTGAAGAAAATAATTTTAGTTTAGTTGTAATTGACGGTAATCTCCTTAAAGAAGGTGAAATAGGCGGCCTTCCAACTATAGAAGCATATGAAAAAGTTAATAATAAGGGAGAAAAGGAACTAAAGAAAACCACGGTATATGCAGTGCATAATAGGCTAAGGGAAATTGATGAAGAAATATCCAAAGGCAAAACAGTTCTTTTATTTATAGATGAGATAAATCGTTGTGAACATACAGTACAACAGGAGCTTATGAATTTAATATTAAATAGAGAAATTAATGGATATAAGCTGCATAAAAGTGTAAAAATATTGGCAGCTATGAATCCTTCAAGTAAATATGGCTATGATTATCAGGTTGTAGATATGGATACAGCACAGGAAAACAGATTTGTATGGCTATATATGGAGCCTGACCATATTAAGTGGTTAGATTGGGCAGCAAATGCAGGAATTGAAGAAAAGGTTATAGAGTTTATCGGAGCCTTTCCGGAATATTTATATAAAATAAATGAAGATGATATAATGGCAACTCCAAGAAGCTATGAGAGAATTTCTGCTGCTTATAAAATTTATAAAGATAAAAAATCTTCAATACCTAGAGCTGTTTTTTTAAATGTTATAAAAGGGAATGTAGGAAAATTAATTGCTGAAGAGTTTGTCAGCTTTATTGAATCAGATTATAATCCACTAATATCTTATGAAGATGTTTTTTCAGGAGATTCTCTTAATGAAGCTATTATAGAAAGAATAAAAAACGAAAGTCATACAAGACTTTATCTATCTGCAAAAAATATTCTAAAAAATTTGGAAGCAAATATAAACAATAATAATTATGATTCAGATTATTATATTAACAGACTTAATGAGCTTTTAAAAATATATCCTGCAGATTTAAGGATAGGAATTATGAAGGATATTAGAAACAGTTATAGTGAAATATACAAACATGTCATTGAAAATGAAACTTTTGTAGAATCCTATTTTGAATCCTATAATTTAATAAGGTGATAGTGTATGGAAAGTAATTTTGAGGATCAGGTAAAAGAACTTTACGAAAAAGCAAATAAAATTGCAGATGTTTCTTTTAAAACAAATTATAAGAATAGTAAAGCTGATAAAGATGTACTAGAAGATTTTGAAAAAGAGTTTTTTAGCCTTGCAGATAAAGTTAATTTAGGTCTTATGGAGGACAAAGATAATTTTTATGGATATTTTTTGTTTCAGATGTCAAGAAAGATAAGATTTGATATAAGCAGCCCTACTGCTGTTAATTTTAAAGGAGCTAAATATGTTATATATTTTAATCCCATAATTTTTCTGAATCTTAATATAAATCAAATGGAAACCACCATCAAACACGAAATACTCCATATATTATCCATGCACTTAATACGAGCAAAAGAATTTAAAAGAAACTATAGTACACTGGCTGTTAATATGGCAATGGACATAGTGGTAAACACATATTTAGATAATTTGCCCCCATATTCCACTACTTTAGATTGGGTAAATTTAAAGTATGATTTAAAACTCTTGCCCTATAAGCCCTTTGAATATTATGTAGAAAAACTTCAAATTGCCATAGATTTAGCAGCAGAAGAAGGTAAAGATGGACCAGAGGATCATGGTGGTAAAGATGAAAAAACAGAAACTGAATATAATCCTGAAAACACCCATGACATTTGGGAGGATTCAAGTGAAATAGATGAAAAAACACTTAAAGAATTTACTGAGAAGTTTATCAATAGTTCTCAAAAGGGTACAATTCCTCATTATTTAGACAGTATGATATCATCACTTAAAAACAGTAACGGTGAGCTGCCTTGGAATTTATATCTTAAAAGGTTAATGGGAACTGTTCCTAGCAATAAAAAGAAAACTATAACTAGAAGAAACAGAAGGCAGCCTGACAGGATGGATTTAAGAGGACAACTTAGAAATCATAAGGCAAAAATTGCTGTTGCTATTGATATAAGCGGAAGTATTAGTGATGAAGAATTTAATCAGGCCATTAAAGAGATAATTAGTATAGTAAAAAACTATAATCATGAAATTACTGTCATAGAATGTGACAATGAAATCAGACGGGTGTATAAAATCAAATCCGTAAAGGATATAAGAGATAGAATGAAAATAAGAGGTGCTACCAGATTTAACCCTGTTTTTGAATATGCTAATAATAATAACATTAATTTGTTAGTGTACTTTACCGACGGTAAAGGTGAAGATAAGCTTCAAGCAGTACCTAGAGGATATAAAACTTTATGGGTTATTTCCGGAAGAGGAGACAAGCTTTCTCTGAGGGAACCTTATGGGGTAGTAAAAAAACTTAATAATATTGAAGCAAGGGATGATATACCAAGTATTAATGAATGTATAAGAAGCGGATATTCCATGATGAACCAGGAACCAGAGCAGATTTAAATAACTTTTTTTACAAGTATATTAGTCCTTAGTGTACAAAAAAGTCCATTACTACCTCCATTTGCTTTCTCCTTATAGGATATTAATTTTTATTTTTAGCAAGGGGTGACTTCCAGTCATTTCCTAGCACCTCTGAGGTTTTAACAGAAACTGGAAGTTTCTGTTTGACAACGGAAAGACGCACACAGAAAATAGACAAGCTGTTTGAAAATGTCTGCATCATAGAAAGTGAGATGGGGGTGGCATTAAGTCTTGAATAAAAAATATTATAAGTTGATTAGACTGAATAAATTCATAGTCGTAACTTTAATTGTTATAATAACTTTAACAATATGGGGTATTTCTAAAGTTGTAAATTCACCAAAAAATGTTATTGAACCAGGTACTAAAGAGATAATAAATAAAAAATCCAATAATGTAAATATTTATTATAACATTACCTTTGGTGATAAAATAAAAAATGCTAACCCTGATATCATAAATGCAGCAGTACAGGGTATGTTTGATTATTATTGCAATGAACATAATAATGCTATAAATAAAATGAATACATATGTACTCATTATGGATGTAAAAAAAATTGTTATGGAAGATGAGTGGAAAGTTGATTTTGTTGCAGAGGAAAAAGAAAATGATACTTATCCTACAATTGGATATAGTGTTGTTACTGTAGAAAAACAAAAATCGGGTGGTTATAAAGGGATCATAATAAATCCTGGAGGTCCCAGTATTAGAATAACAAGGTGAAACTAAATACTGTCCAACTATCAGACAAGTTTTATTTGATTGCATATTTAACACCTCTGTAAAATTGTTGACAAAATTACAAAGATACAAACAGCTGGAGAAATAAAAAGCATGTTCATTAGGCTAATAATCTATAGATAAATAGTAATTTGTAAGGGAGATAAATAAATGGTTTTATTAGTAGTTGATACACAAAAGTTAATAACAAATGAAAAATTATATGAATTTAATGCATTTGTGTCAAATGTAGAGAAAATAATTGGTACAGCAAGGCAGAATAATATAGAAATAATATATGTACGTCATGATGATGGTCCTGAAAGTGAACTAACAAAAGGAACTGAAGGTTTTGAAATATATGAAAAATTTAAACCGTCTAAAGAAGAAAAAATATTTGATAAAAAAGTGAATAGTGTTTTTAAGGATACTGGTTTATTAGAATATTTAAGAAGTAAAGGAGAAAAAGATATAATTATTGTAGGACTTCAAACAGACTATTGTATTGATGCTACTATGAAATGTGGATTTGAACATGGATTTCATATGATAGTTCCAGCTTATTCAAATACAACAGTTGATAATAAGTTTATGTCAGCAGAGCAAACATACCAATATTACAATGAATTTATGTGGAATGGTAGATATGCGGAATGTATTTCACTGGATGAAACACTCAAAATTATGAGATAGTTAAAATATTAAAAAACATTCTAAAAAGCCATGGAGAAGTAATATGGAATTATGCTAATGGCATAGATAATTCAAAAGTTAGAAAAAGTAATTATATTAAAGTATGGCAACAAAGCTATTAAGAGGTCATGCTTTTTACATTCAGGTTTAAGTTCAATGTGTGGAGGGGTAGGTGAAGAGGATTATCCTTTGATGAGTTCTAGGCTATAGGGGAGATGATTGTATTGAAAAAAGTTTTTTTGATAATGTGTGTATCAGTTCTATTGCTTATTAGTTTTGGATGTTCATATAATAAATCAACTAGTAATATGGCAGGTGAAGCTAAAGAAAGCATTAGTGGACCAATAGTTCAAAATGGAAATTGGCTATATGAGTCTGGTAAATTATCAAAAATTAATACGAACGGAACAAATAAGAGTTATATTGGACATGCATATGGAAGTATTATTGATGTAGTTGATAATTGGATTTATTATGTTGATGGAACTATGGGACAAATAGGAAGTAATGGTATATACAAAATAAAGGATAATAGAGTAATTAAGTTAACAAGTGACGATTATATTCTTGAAGCTGTTTTTTACAAAGGATCAATATATTATGCATTGGGTTCTGAGATGGGAGAAAATAATATAGTAAAAGGTGGACTATATAAAATTGATAGTAATGGAAAAAATAAAGTCCAAATTTCTGATCAGCTGGTAAGTAATATTAATATTTCTGGTAATTGGATCTATTATAGTGGTGTAAGCTCTGTTACTAAAGGCAATATAATTAGCGGAGAAAATTCAGGTATATTTAAAATAAATACTGATGGTACTCACAAAACAAAAATTTATAATAAAACAGCGAAATTCTTAAAGGTAAGTGGTGATAATATTTATTTTAGCAACTCAGATGATGAATGCAAATTATATAAGATTAATACTGATGGTACAAATGAGAAAAAACTAAATGATGATAATAGCTGGGATATCGTAGTGTCAGGTAATTGGATATACTATGCTGATAATCCTTACGATGGACATACTCTTATGAGGCTTCCCCTTGACCAGACAAGAGGAGACATTTATAAAATTACTATTGATGGAAATGAAAGAACTAAGCTAAACAGTGAGGCCAGCAGATTAACTGAAGTATTAGATGGATGGATATATTATAGTAGTTGGTCTGATAGAGAACTTTATAAAATGAAATTGGACGGTAGCAGTAAACTACTTGTAAAGTAAATATTGTTATAATGGGATATAAATATTTGCAAAAGTAATTGATAAATTATTTTTAAAAGATATTGATTCTACCTGTCCATTTTGTTCGTTTAATATCTGCTATTATCATAGTACAGAAATTTATAAAATTTAAAATATTGGATATAGCTTCTGAGGATATTGCCTTGGGAACTTTTTATTTTGGAGGAATAGATATGGCTATTCATAAATGTAGAAAATGCATATGGAGCAATAAAATCAGTAATAGCCTTTTATATTGTATTTTCCCAAGGTACATTATGATAGGAGAAGTATCAAGTCAGTATTTCACAAGTCAAAAATATTTCTAAAACAATCTTAGGGAAAAAAGATAAATAAAAATTTCTTGAATCAATGTAATTTTGTTGAAATAAGTATATATACATTGTAGAACATAAAAAATATTTATGTAACAACAACTGCAGCTGGTATAAAACATAATCCAATTAGTTAATACAATATAAATCATGTTATATTAAATCAAAGTAAATAAGTTGTAAATAAATTATTTAAAAATATCAGTACATAAATCAATTAATAAAATTAAATATAGTCAAACCAGGCCTTTAATACATTTTAAAAATGGAATTTATAAAGGTTTAGTTTCCTATTGTCTTTTTTAGATAGTAGGTCAGTTATCTAAGCGCTGGAATAACTATAAAAATATCCAGTAGGTCAGTTGAGCCAATGCATAAAATCAACTATAGGCACATTAAAACATGTTGCATTAGCAGTAAATAAGAAGGGTATTGATGGGGCAGGGCAAGGCTTTATACCAACTGTAAATTAATAATTTATCTACTTACTAGCAATTAAGATTTTTTATCTTTTTGCTTTTAGGTAGGTAAATTATATCTAAAACAAAAGCAGACATTACCCAACTGTAAGATGTTTAATTCCATAGGTTAAGTGTTTAATCAAAAAAAGTTAATTAAACGGGAGTTGAGATTATGAAATCAAGAAAAACAGGTATAAGTACAAGCTATATTGTAGATGTTGGAAGAAAGAATAAAGAGTGGAACAGGAAAGGTAAAGCAAAATGCACAGAGTGTAAATATCTACAGTTTGGTTATTATTGTAGTAAGAAGAGAAGAACTCCAGTATATGTGAATGAGAAAAGACAGTGTAAATCTTTTATAAAAAATCAATGAATTTGTTCTTTAATATGACAGACTGTCATCAAGTTAAAAATGGTATAATGGCAATGTATAAAAAAATGACTGGGGGAACTTTTCATGAGTGCATGTTTATGGCCTGGAAAAAATCAAATGATGCAACTGTATCATGACAAAGAGTGGTGTGTACCAAGCCATGATGATTCATATATATTTGAAATGCTTACATTAGAAGGTGCTCAATCAGGATTATCATGGAATATCGTACTTTCCAAAAGAGAAAATTATAAAAAAGCTTTCCACAATTTTGATATTGCCTATTGTTCAAAGTTAAGTGACGAAAAATTAGAAAGCATAAGAGAGCAATACAATGTTATTAAAAATCTATCAAAACTTAAATCTGTAAGAAGCAATGCCTTAGCAGTCATCAATATACAATTAGAATTTGGAAATTTTTCAAATTTTTTATGGCGCTATGTTGATTTTATTCCGGTAATAAGCAATTGGGAATCCGATGGACATATTCCTGCTCAGACTATTTTATCGGAACAAATC from Clostridium pasteurianum BC1 includes:
- a CDS encoding cysteine hydrolase family protein codes for the protein MVLLVVDTQKLITNEKLYEFNAFVSNVEKIIGTARQNNIEIIYVRHDDGPESELTKGTEGFEIYEKFKPSKEEKIFDKKVNSVFKDTGLLEYLRSKGEKDIIIVGLQTDYCIDATMKCGFEHGFHMIVPAYSNTTVDNKFMSAEQTYQYYNEFMWNGRYAECISLDETLKIMR
- a CDS encoding DUF5050 domain-containing protein, encoding MKKVFLIMCVSVLLLISFGCSYNKSTSNMAGEAKESISGPIVQNGNWLYESGKLSKINTNGTNKSYIGHAYGSIIDVVDNWIYYVDGTMGQIGSNGIYKIKDNRVIKLTSDDYILEAVFYKGSIYYALGSEMGENNIVKGGLYKIDSNGKNKVQISDQLVSNINISGNWIYYSGVSSVTKGNIISGENSGIFKINTDGTHKTKIYNKTAKFLKVSGDNIYFSNSDDECKLYKINTDGTNEKKLNDDNSWDIVVSGNWIYYADNPYDGHTLMRLPLDQTRGDIYKITIDGNERTKLNSEASRLTEVLDGWIYYSSWSDRELYKMKLDGSSKLLVK
- a CDS encoding DNA-3-methyladenine glycosylase I, producing the protein MSACLWPGKNQMMQLYHDKEWCVPSHDDSYIFEMLTLEGAQSGLSWNIVLSKRENYKKAFHNFDIAYCSKLSDEKLESIREQYNVIKNLSKLKSVRSNALAVINIQLEFGNFSNFLWRYVDFIPVISNWESDGHIPAQTILSEQISKDLKKRNFKFVGPVTVYSFMQAIGMVDDHIRTCPHHSANR